A window of Pseudoliparis swirei isolate HS2019 ecotype Mariana Trench chromosome 13, NWPU_hadal_v1, whole genome shotgun sequence genomic DNA:
tgttgtctttgcaAGGATTGTATGGCTCGCACACCTAcaaccaaaacacacatttgagaTTTACAACTCGGGGGGAGAAAAGCACTCTGGGGGAAAGTAAAAGCATGTTTAAGGAGAACACGTGCCTGCCTGGTGTTCTGGGCCTCCTGCAGGCCGAGGCCGTACGGCTGGCTGCCTTTAAAGCGACGAGGACAGGGCAGACAGTAGAAGCCAGGGTCTGTGTTTACACactctgtgacacacacactcgccactTCACACTGCAGAGAAGGGATTAACCATGCCCAGCATATCAAACAAGAACAGTAAATACAAAGATGTGACAGCTGACGTGTACAGGGTCAGAGATGAACACCATGTCTGGTTAGGAGATCCAGGGCCTTCAATCAGAGGCTTTAAAGCTTTTACAATCTGCAGGGTGTACAAAGGTGATTAAGAAGGACGAAAGAAAAACTTTCAGCATCTAAAAAATATAAGATATTTTATCACGGATTTGCGAAAACAAACTCGAAATAAGTTGACGGTGGGGAATttccattattatatatatatatatatatatatacataattctCTATAGATTGCTAATTGTATGTTATTTATGCAGAggcactttattatttatttaaaaaatattagttTCTTAACAAAATGTAAGGTAAAGTATGTTTTAGTGCCATTTGAGTTTGGAATGATATTTTCATATCACCGTGCATATAGTATATGTTGTCACACTGTGCTGGGGAAGAGTACCGATGAGTAATTTAATTATTACCTCATTCTCATCTTCACAGTGAGTGCCGTTTCCATTGAAACCCAACGGACAATGTCCACACTCCCATGATCCATCGCTGTGTGATGTGCACTCCACTCCAGGAAAACATGGATTTGAGAGCAAACATGTGTCTAGAAATGCAAATGTGCATAAAAATAGACACAGAGTCACAATGCGAAGAGTCCAAGatcacatttatatttgaataatttGTCTGTTCCGTCCTGAGCCTCGATATTTGAATAAAGACAGAATGACCGCTGCAGGATATGTTGTGCATGTATGTCAGGCTTAGCCTCCTTATCGGATCATATCTGCTGACACAGTTAGATGTAGCTACTGCCTGAGGATTGTGGACAGGGATGTGTTTACCTGGAGGACATGGTTGTTTGTTACAGGCTTCATAGTCCACAACGTCTCCAGCACAAGGCTTCCCACCATGCTGAGGGGCGGGGTTCAAACACTCTCGCTGGCGACTCGTAAGACCTCCGCCGCACGACTCTGAGCACAGTGACCACTCAGTCCAGCTTGTCCAGCCTCCAGCAACTACACACAAACGCATGGCGTACCTGTAAGCCAGCTGAGTTCCACAGTGcggtgtgcatgtgcgtgcgtaGACTCACCGGGGCAGAGTGTATTGTTGCACGGCTGCGTCTCCATGGCGCTGCCCGTGCACCCTCTGCCCCCCTTCTGTGGCGGGGGGTTGCTGCAGAGACGAACCCGTGTGACGCTGCCGTCTCCGCATGTGGTGGTACACCCGGACCAAGGAGACCAAAGGCCCCAGTTCCCATCAGGATGCGCTAGATGTGAATCAAGCGCATACAACTTGTAAaaagtcctttttttttccgTACAAGAGCCTGAAAAGGTCTCCGAGTCGAGTTCAACACAGAGCACCTCAACCACGGTTCCACACTGTGTGTTCAACAATATGTTTCCAATTAGGATTCCTATCTCTAAAATCTATTTATCTGGAATTCCATACCTTTGGGCTTTTTTGTGGAATATTCCATTTGTACCCTCGGACTGGCCAATTAATCATccaaagaaattaaataaaattaaactgAAGACTTGTTACAGATGAGACATGCAGAGGGCTGTCCTACCCTTGGGGTCACACTTCATGGGCATGCAGCTGCGGGTTTGGACTGACGGGCCGGCACAGGACGGCTTGATGTCATTGCAGGTCCGGCCTCTTTGCTGCCCTCCACGTCCACAGGTGACCGAGCAGTCGGTCCACTCAGACCACGGCGACCAGACGTTTTCATCATCTTTAaaaccacgcacacacatgcactgtgGGTATACCTTCGTCAATTGTTGTGATCTTTAAACACGTTTTCCGCTctaaataatagaaaaaacaaACTCACCGAGACAGATAGGACAGCACTCTCCATCGATGAAGGATGTATAGATGCAGGATAATGAAGGGCAAGATACCTGCTGACACACCACCTTTCCATCCTACTCAGGGTgaggaagatacacacacatacaataagCATTTTTAACAATAATAGCTGTCAAATTGTGTTAGTTTGAGCCAAATGTGCTAAATGCCAGTGAATAGTATGCTGCCATGGCTCGTAGTTTGGCTACTGCCTCAATCCTTCCTTGAAAAAACTAATGTGTTATAAGGAGAAACAGACATGAAACAGAGTGGAGGATGAGGCAGctctgaaaaataaatcaaaccaTATTGGTGAAAGGTACGATAAGTATCTCCTCAACTCGTTAGCAAAAGAGTCGTGGAAAATATCCTCATTCGCTTTCTTGCCAAGAGTTAGATCGGACACCGCTCTGAAGGGTGAGACCAATCTTCTTATCAATATTACAGCCGTAGGATTCTTTGACTTTTTTTGTTCCAAGATTTTAACAGTCAAACATTAAGACTTAATGTTGTGGCGTTCAAGTCCCAAGACAAGTTTTTAGAGCACTGCAGGGTCTAATATATGACCAGAGGCGGTAAGTAtgtgaaacaaaaataaagagaGAATTAGACTCAATGTCACAGTTGTTCAACACTGACCTGGCAAGCACAGGCGGTGCAGCTGTCAACCTCCCAGTCCTCCCCCTGCTCGTACACCCGTCCATCCTGCATACACCAGACCTCCCCGTCTCTGTCGAGATCATTGACATCACCGCTGCCACCGCTGCCCCTgaggccgctgctgctgcccctGTTGCTGCTGCCCCTgaggccgctgctgctgctgctgccattgATTCTGCTGCTGCCACTTCCGTTGCTGCCACTGCTGCCGTTGCTCCTGCCGTTGCTGCTCCTGCCGTTGCTGCTCCTGCCGTTGCTGCTCCTGCCGTTGCTGCTCCTGccgttgttgctgctgctgctgttattGCTCAGCTCATCCAACGATATACGCATCTCTTCATTTTCTTTTGACTGAGAATccccaacaaaaacaacaattctgtatcaaaactacattttaaaacGTATATAGTTAGGCTAGTATTGTTTTCaccttgtgagtctgtgtgtgtgtgtcatcatggtAAATGTGGACCTGGAGACACCTTCTGTGGCAGGAACTACCAAAGAAGTGGTTTTGAGTTTCTTTTGCGATAGCgtcccaaacacacacgcaaCTCAACACAGGTGTGTGGTTGGGATCAAAATGAAGAAGGGTGTGGTCCGACCGAAAAGCACAGAGATCTATTGTATGCGAGGGGATTGGCAGCTGAGTTGATCAGCAGCCAACATTTTAAGTCTGATGGTATTTTTTATGCATGCTTTTTTCCCCTAAAAAATCACCAGGACATTTACCACAAACCACAGGGCTTCATGCCAGAAAAAATGATGTTGCTGCTTGTTCCATTTGCTCTGGAAGAAGCTACTCTGTTGGTTTTGTCGTACAAATTTCACATAAAACTCAAACCATCAAATAAAATCTAAAGCGCATTGTAGACGCTGGTAGACGTAGACAATGCTTTctgcaattttttatttttttttgacaCTAAAAAGGAatcaaatatatacagtatacaggactgtctcagaaaattagaatattgtgatgaagttctttattttctgtaatgcaattaaaaaaacaaaaatgtcatgcattctggattcattacaaatcaactgaaatattgcaagccttttattcttttaatattgctgattatggcttacagcttaagaaaactcaaatatcctatctctaaatattagaatatcatgaaaaagtatactagtagggtattaaacaaatcacttgaattgtctaattaactcgaaacacctgcaagggtttcctgagccttgacaaacactcagctgttataaatcatttttttacttggtctgaggaaatattaaaattttatgagataggattttagagttttcttaagctgtaagccataatcagcaatattaaaagaataaaaggcttgcaatatttcagttgatttgtaatgaatccagaatgcatgacatttttgtttttttaattgcattacagaaaataaagaactttatcacaatattctaattttctgagacagtcctgtatatatatatatactgtatatatttgattccttttatatatatatatatatatatactgtatatatttgattcctttttagtgtaaaaaaaaaataaaaaattgcagAAAGCATTGTCTACgtctacaatatatatatatatatatatatatatatatatatatatatatacaggactgtctcagaaaattagaatattgtgataaagttctttattttctgtaatgcaattaaaaaaacaaaaatgtcatgcattctggattcattacaaatcaactgaaatattgcaagccttttattcttttaatattgctgattatggcttacagcttaagaaaactcaaatatcctatctctaaatattagaatatcatgaaaaagtatactagtagggtattaaacaaatcacttgaatcgtctaattaactcgaaacacctggaaacatattttcaaatgtttgattttgttttgctgttataaatctttttttttacttggtctgaggaaatattcaaatgttatgagataggattttagagttttcttaagctgtaagccataatcagctatattaaaagaataaaaggcttgcaatatttcagttgatttgtaatgaatccagaatgcatgacatttttgtttttttaattgcattacagaaaataaagaactttatcacaatattctaattttctgagacagtcctgtatataccatATTGTATTGATGTTAAACTGGGCATTTTCATGTGTTTAAAAATCTTTAAATGTCTTACTACTCTCTGCAGGTCTTCAAGCAGGTTGCTGGTCACAATACGCAGGCCTTGGATCTCAGTGAGTAAGCCCACCAGCTCGTCGCATGGATGACGACAGACTTCTGACGACACATTGTCAACCTTTGCACCACCCACACCTGTGGAGGAGGCATGCGTGGAGTCTGTGGTAGGTTTTTATACTGAAGTTAGTGATGGAGAAAAAGAGGTGCGGAAATTGTATGTGCATGAAATTTAAATGCAGTTTATACCGTGTGTGGTACCTGCGCACACAGCTGCTGCAAAGAGGAATATCAAAAGCCAGGGGAAACCTCTCAGTGGACTCATTCCTGTTCACACATAAATCACAATAAAATATAGAACGCCGATGAATGCACAATACAAGCAGGACTGCTGCCAATGAGATAGgtggtagaagaagaagaagaagaagaagaagaagaagaagaagaagaagaagaagaagaaggagaagaagttaACCTTGCATACCTGCGTAATCCTCGCTGTTCAGGCTTTCTCTACAATTAGAAATCGCGGCTGCTTGGCTCGTCCACGCTGCAGCTCCACAGGGTCTTCGATGGAATGTCtgcctcctcgtcttcttccttATTTCCTTGTCTCCATGTTTCCTTCTCACCAGACTGAGGCTTATCAGCACAGCTTTCCCAGTATAGTCCAAAATAATGAGGGGTAAGTCAGAGTGAAGAACATGCAGACGGCTCGGTTAGTTCTGAAGTTCTAATGTGGTTATGTATTagtttgagagtgtgtgtgcggggtgtgtgtgtgtgtgtgagagtgtgtgtgtgtgtgtgtgtgtgtgtgtgtgtgtgtgtgtgtgtgtgtgtgtgagtgtgtgtgtgtgtaagaggcaGAAGCTATATATTACCCGTCTGTCTGGCGATGAACTGGGCTGCATATCTCCAAGCGAGAAACCCAGCTGGATGGAAGGAACTTGTgtgtatgcgcgtgtgtgtgtgtgtttgtttgtgtgtgtcaacgCCGGTTTCCCGGACACATCATTTACACTCTTCACTCACCCAAACTGAGACATGCACTCGCACATTCATTGattgacacgcacacacacacatgcatacccTTATTGGTTGCCTCAGTTTTTCCAATATTTTAGGAGCGAGAAACCATCACCATAAATCACTCGTGAAAACGAAAagcttgatgtgtgtgtgtgtgtgtgagtgtgtgtgtctgtctgtgtgcatttgtttatgtttttttctacCTGCAAAAGATCATGAGATAAAGATGAGCAAGCTGGTGGCATTCAAAAACAGCTACTCCCTTTGGGACTTTCATCTCTCTTTCCTataccactctctctctctctctctctctctctctttcctccatcgctttcctcccttcttccccccctttctctgtctcttcatgtctctctccgtctgcctcCCTCTCCCTGTTTGGTCGTCTCCCTGCTGAGTCAAAGAGGCATCATCATCCTGAATCATATTTTCCATCTGTGGACTCCGCTCACGGAATAATGAATCACACAGATGTgtgcacacatgcatgtgcCCATACAAACACATCCCCAGACACTTAGAAACGTCACAACGAAGAAAAATATAGGAGCAGACGTCCTCCTGGAAGTGGTTCA
This region includes:
- the LOC130203939 gene encoding keratin, type II cytoskeletal 2 oral-like, with protein sequence MSPLRGFPWLLIFLFAAAVCAGVGGAKVDNVSSEVCRHPCDELVGLLTEIQGLRIVTSNLLEDLQRVSKENEEMRISLDELSNNSSSSNNGRSSNGRSSNGRSSNGRSSNGRSNGSSGSNGSGSSRINGSSSSSGLRGSSNRGSSSGLRGSGGSGDVNDLDRDGEVWCMQDGRVYEQGEDWEVDSCTACACQVSVEQL